The following proteins are encoded in a genomic region of Cervus elaphus chromosome 15, mCerEla1.1, whole genome shotgun sequence:
- the HNRNPF gene encoding heterogeneous nuclear ribonucleoprotein F has protein sequence MMLGPEGGEGFVVKLRGLPWSCSVEDVQNFLSDCTIHDGVAGVHFIYTREGRQSGEAFVELESEDDVKLALKKDRESMGHRYIEVFKSHRTEMDWVLKHSGPNSADTANDGFVRLRGLPFGCTKEEIIQFFSGLEIVPNGITLPVDPEGKITGEAFVQFASQELAEKALGKHKERIGHRYIEVFKSSQEEVRSYSDPPLKFMSVQRPGPYDRPGTARRYIGIVKQAGLERMRSGAYSAGYGGYEEYSGLSDGYGFTTDLFGRDLSYCLSGMYDHRYGDGEFTVQSTTGHCVHMRGLPYKATENDIYNFFSPLNPVRVHIEIGPDGRVTGEADVEFATHEEAVAAMSKDRANMQHRYIELFLNSTTGASNGAYSSQMMQGMGVSTQSTYSGLESQSVSGCYGAGYGGQNSMGGYD, from the coding sequence ATGATGTTGGGCCCTGAGGGAGGTGAAGGCTTTGTGGTCAAGCTCCGTGGCCTGCCCTGGTCCTGCTCTGTTGAGGATGTGCAGAATTTCCTCTCCGACTGCACGATCCATGACGGGGTCGCAGGTGTTCATTTTATCTACACTAGAGAAGGCAGGCAGAGTGGTGAGGCTTTTGTTGAACTTGAATCAGAAGATGATGTAAAATTGGCCCTTAAAAAAGACAGGGAAAGCATGGGACATCGGTACATTGAAGTGTTCAAGTCCCACAGAACCGAGATGGATTGGGTGTTGAAGCACAGTGGTCCAAATAGTGCTGACACTGCCAATGATGGTTTCGTGCGACTTCGAGGACTCCCGTTTGGATGCACCAAGGAAGAGATCATTCAGTTTTTCTCAGGGTTGGAAATCGTGCCAAACGGGATCACATTGCCTGTGGACCCCGAGGGCAAGATTACAGGGGAAGCCTTTGTGCAGTTTGCCTCACAGGAGTTAGCAGAGAAGGCTCTAGGGAAGCACAAGGAGAGAATAGGGCACAGGTATATTGAGGTGTTCAAGAGCAGTCAGGAAGAAGTTAGGTCATACTCGGATCCCCCACTGAAGTTCATGTCAGTGCAGCGGCCAGGGCCCTATGACCGCCCTGGCACAGCCAGGAGGTATATTGGCATCGTCAAGCAGGCAGGCCTGGAGAGGATGAGGTCTGGGGCCTACAGTGCAGGCTATGGGGGTTATGAGGAGTACAGCGGCCTCAGTGATGGCTACGGCTTCACCACCGACCTGTTCGGGAGAGACCTCAGTTACTGTCTCTCTGGGATGTATGACCACAGGTATGGAGACGGCGAGTTCACTGTCCAGAGCACCACTGGACACTGCGTCCACATGAGAGGGCTGCCCTACAAAGCTACAGAGAACGACATTTACAACTTCTTCTCCCCGCTCAACCCTGTGAGAGTCCACATTGAGATTGGCCCTGATGGAAGAGTGACCGGCGAAGCTGATGTTGAGTTTGCCACTCACGAAGAAGCCGTGGCAGCCATGTCCAAAGACAGGGCCAACATGCAACATAGATACATAGAACTTTTCTTGAATTCCACAACTGGGGCCAGCAATGGGGCATATAGCAGCCAGATGATGCAAGGCATGGGGGTGTCAACCCAGTCCACTTACAGTGGCCTTGAGAGCCAGTCTGTGAGTGGCTGTTACGGGGCTGGCTATGGTGGCCAGAACAGCATGGGTGGATATGACTAG